DNA sequence from the Deltaproteobacteria bacterium genome:
GCCGGGGATATCATGGATGCCGTAAAGGACTGGATAGACGACGATGACGAGGTGACGGGATTCGGGGCGGAGGACCTCTATTACCGGAGCCTTGATGACGCGTATACCTGCAAGAACGGACCCCTCGATTGTGTCGATGAGCTTCTCATGGTAAAAGGCGTTTCGCCGGAACTGCTCTATGGAACGACGGAGAAACCCGGTATTGCTCCCTACCTGACCGTCCATGGCAACGGAAAGATCAATATCAACACGGCGGAGCCGCGGGTGCTGCAGGTACTGTCGCCGGACATTACGGAAGAAATGGCGTCGGATATGGATGCGTACAGAAAAGATAAAGAGAATGCACTTTCCCAAACGACATGGTATAAGAACGTGACCGGTATGGACGCGATCGTTATTGAGGGGATGCTGATCTCGACGCAAAGCGATGTCTTCAGGATCATATCAACGGGGTATCTGGGTGATATGAGAAAGACCGTAACTGGTGTCGTGGACAGGGACAGGGACAAGAAAACGGTGAAGCTCCTGTCCTGGGCGGTTGAATGATCGGGATTCGGGAAACGAGAATCGGGGATTATTTGACAAGTGTGTTGTTTGGTCTATGTATGTAGTGTGCCGATTTATCGGCGTTTTTACGGATTACGGATTATGGATCAGGTTTTTCACCTCCCTTTCGTAAAGGGAGGCCGGGAGGGATTTATGTATTTAAAATCCCCCTCGATCCCCCTTTGCCAAAGGGGGAGGCGGGCTTTGTCACGCATTCACGCATATACGCACTCAGGCACTTAGGTACTCAGGCACTTTTTATTAAGGAAAACTGACAATGCCGGAAAAAATTCTGGGACTCGACATTGGAACGGAAACCATCAAGGCCGTTCAGGTCATGACGGGTTTGAAAGGGTACCGGGTAACCCGTTCCGCGTTGGTGGATATCGAAGAGGCCGGCGGTCCCGGCGGGGCGCTCAAGTCGCTTCTGCAGGGTGGCGAACTGGCGAGCGGCATCTATATCACGGCGATCCCGATGAGAGATGTTTCTTTCCGTTCCATAGGGTTTCCGTTCAAGGACAGGCGAAAGATACAACAGGCCCTTCAGTACGAGATGGAGCAACTTATTCCCCGTCCGGCTGACGAGCTTCTTTTTGATTTTATCGTCAGGGAACAGACCGACCGCACCGATATAATCGTTGCCGCTGCGCCGCGGCAACGGGTGGGGGAACTCGTTCATCTTCTGGCAGAGCAGGCGGCGGAGGCCGCCCTGATCGATATCGATGCCGTTCCCATAGCCGCGAAAGCAGCCGCCGGCGGCGGAACGTCCATTCTTCTCGATATCGGGTCCCTCCATACGACGGTGTTCTTTCTCGATAAAGGCGCCGTGCAGCAACTCCGGGTACTGTCCTTCGGCGGTCGGGTTGTAACGGAAACGATCGCGCATGCCCTGGGAATGGGATCCCGCGAGGCCGAGCAGGTGAAGCGGTCCGGTGACGTGAGCGCAGCCCGGGAAGAACTTGCCGTCCTGTACCGAAAGCTGGTGAGGGACGTTCAAAATACCCTGGAATATGTCCGTCTCCGAGGGGAATTCACGGGGATACCGTCCGGGATACTTCTCACCGGCGGTGGGGCACATTCTCCGGGCCTTCGGGAAGAGCTGGAAAAGGCTTTATCCCTGCCCGTTGAGGACGTGGATATAGCCGCTATCGAGAAGGTCGAATTTGACGAGCAGTTCGAGGGCCCCCGGGACCCCGTGCTGATGAACCAGGCGCTTGCCCTCGCGACACGGGAATCCCGCAGAGGGGGAGGATTCAATTTCTGTGTCGGTGAATATACGCCGAAGAAGCGCTACGAAGGCGCCAAACGGGATATCCGGTGGGTTGCCATCCTTGCCGGGATCGTGCTGGCCTTCTGGGGTGCCGATTATTATGTGGGATATCATACTGAAAAGGCGTACGTGGATAACCTGAAACGCACGGAGCAGATCATATTCAAGGAGACCTGCCCCGATGTGGCGAAGATCGTCGATCCGGTCCACCAGCTTCAGGTAAAGATAGATGAGATAAAAAAGGCCTCCGCGGCCGGGGGTGGTCCGGGCATGAAGGTTTCCGTTCTCGACGTGCTGGGAGACATCTCGAAAGCCGTTCCGCCGGAAGTGGATTTTCTCATTACCAGTTTCACCTATGACGGCAGTTCCATTGAAATAAAGGGAGAAACGGACAATTTCAACAGCGTCGATACGATAAAGAACAGCCTCGGTGCCGCTGATTATATCACCGATGTTACGGTCAGCTCGGCGAAGCTCATAAAGAACGACAGCCGGGTCGGATTTGACCTGAAAATGGTCATGTCCGGCTGAATGCCGGATGA
Encoded proteins:
- the gspK gene encoding type II secretion system minor pseudopilin GspK, which codes for MKDFIGNDRGIALVIVILLVAVIVAVTIQLNRATRTEVTDAANLRDGVTLLYIAKSGYNGGTAFLRQDTNEYDSLTEDWARSSLLSASSSVLFDEGYFILLIEDESRKIPINRLVSANEYNPLIEDLLMRFLMLPEFELTQQDAGDIMDAVKDWIDDDDEVTGFGAEDLYYRSLDDAYTCKNGPLDCVDELLMVKGVSPELLYGTTEKPGIAPYLTVHGNGKININTAEPRVLQVLSPDITEEMASDMDAYRKDKENALSQTTWYKNVTGMDAIVIEGMLISTQSDVFRIISTGYLGDMRKTVTGVVDRDRDKKTVKLLSWAVE
- the pilM gene encoding pilus assembly protein PilM; this translates as MPEKILGLDIGTETIKAVQVMTGLKGYRVTRSALVDIEEAGGPGGALKSLLQGGELASGIYITAIPMRDVSFRSIGFPFKDRRKIQQALQYEMEQLIPRPADELLFDFIVREQTDRTDIIVAAAPRQRVGELVHLLAEQAAEAALIDIDAVPIAAKAAAGGGTSILLDIGSLHTTVFFLDKGAVQQLRVLSFGGRVVTETIAHALGMGSREAEQVKRSGDVSAAREELAVLYRKLVRDVQNTLEYVRLRGEFTGIPSGILLTGGGAHSPGLREELEKALSLPVEDVDIAAIEKVEFDEQFEGPRDPVLMNQALALATRESRRGGGFNFCVGEYTPKKRYEGAKRDIRWVAILAGIVLAFWGADYYVGYHTEKAYVDNLKRTEQIIFKETCPDVAKIVDPVHQLQVKIDEIKKASAAGGGPGMKVSVLDVLGDISKAVPPEVDFLITSFTYDGSSIEIKGETDNFNSVDTIKNSLGAADYITDVTVSSAKLIKNDSRVGFDLKMVMSG